From Deltaproteobacteria bacterium, a single genomic window includes:
- the proS gene encoding proline--tRNA ligase, with translation MRASQFFMPTLREVPAEAEVISHKLLLRGGFIRKLASGIYNYLPLGLRVIQKIEKIVREEMNSVGAQEVLLPVVLPAELWKETGRWDVYGKELLRVKDRNDRDFCLGPTHEEVITDMVRREIRSYRQLPLSLYQIQTKFRDEIRPRFGLMRGREFIMKDCYSFDLNEEEAKKSYQRYYEAYRKIFGRSGLKFRAVEAGTGVIGGTLSHEFQVLASSGEDAVFSCDKCDYAANIEKAEAKEGEKCPRCSKGVMEAHRGIEVGQVFYLGTKYSKALKAIYLDEKGAEQLIVMGCYGIGIGRTASAAIEQNHDEKGIIWPPALAPYAVDIVSLSSDVKVMEASKKFYEELGAKGVDVLWDERDERAGVKLNDADLIGIPYQLVIGPRGLEKNEVEIKERRTGKKEVVPVDQAISLLSFKLQV, from the coding sequence ATGCGCGCCTCCCAATTTTTCATGCCCACGCTCCGCGAGGTGCCCGCCGAGGCGGAAGTCATAAGCCACAAGCTCCTGCTCCGCGGCGGCTTTATCCGCAAACTGGCCTCCGGTATCTACAACTATCTCCCTTTGGGTCTACGGGTCATACAAAAAATCGAAAAAATCGTTCGTGAAGAGATGAACTCTGTCGGCGCGCAGGAGGTGCTTTTGCCGGTGGTCCTTCCGGCGGAGCTCTGGAAAGAGACAGGGCGGTGGGATGTTTACGGCAAGGAGCTCCTGCGGGTCAAAGACCGGAACGACCGCGATTTTTGCCTCGGCCCCACGCACGAGGAGGTGATTACCGACATGGTCCGCAGGGAAATCCGGTCGTACCGCCAGCTTCCGTTGAGCCTGTATCAGATTCAGACAAAATTCCGCGACGAGATAAGGCCGCGCTTTGGCCTGATGCGCGGGCGCGAGTTTATCATGAAGGACTGCTACTCGTTCGACTTGAATGAAGAAGAGGCCAAAAAGAGCTATCAGCGGTACTATGAGGCCTATCGGAAAATTTTCGGGCGTTCCGGATTGAAATTCCGCGCCGTGGAGGCCGGCACCGGCGTCATCGGCGGGACCCTTTCACATGAGTTTCAGGTCCTGGCCTCCTCCGGAGAAGACGCCGTTTTTTCGTGCGACAAGTGCGACTACGCCGCCAATATCGAAAAAGCGGAGGCCAAAGAGGGCGAAAAATGCCCCCGGTGTTCCAAAGGGGTCATGGAGGCCCACCGCGGTATTGAAGTCGGGCAGGTGTTTTACCTCGGCACAAAATACTCCAAGGCGCTCAAGGCGATTTATCTCGACGAAAAAGGGGCGGAGCAATTGATCGTCATGGGATGCTACGGCATCGGCATCGGCCGGACGGCGTCTGCGGCGATCGAGCAGAACCATGACGAAAAGGGAATCATCTGGCCGCCGGCCCTCGCCCCTTATGCCGTTGACATCGTCTCTTTGTCTTCCGATGTGAAGGTCATGGAGGCCTCGAAAAAATTTTATGAGGAACTTGGGGCCAAAGGAGTGGATGTTCTCTGGGATGAACGGGACGAACGGGCGGGGGTCAAATTGAACGACGCCGATCTCATCGGCATTCCGTACCAGCTTGTCATTGGTCCCCGTGGTCTGGAAAAAAACGAGGTGGAAATCAAGGAACGCCGGACCGGAAAGAAGGAAGTCGTGCCGGTGGATCAGGCGATATCGTTGTTAAGTTTTAAACTCCAGGTATAA
- the pyrF gene encoding orotidine-5'-phosphate decarboxylase — MHNPLIIALDTSSSLKALNLVHKLKVTGCAFKVGFELFTSFGRRVVERIVNQEVRVFLDLKFHDIPNTVARSAETATKMGIWMFDVHASGGSEMMRRAKEASLETAEKKHMAPPLAVGVTVLTSFEDLHELNIPLSVDDQVASLASLSQKSGLDGVVASGLEAGAIRKKAGRNFCIVTPGIRLPDSPSDDQKRILAPAEALQNGSDYLVIGRPVIEAKRPLKVIENVMASLLP; from the coding sequence ATGCATAACCCCCTCATCATTGCCCTCGACACCTCGTCTTCCCTCAAGGCGCTCAATCTGGTTCATAAGCTCAAGGTGACGGGATGCGCCTTCAAGGTCGGTTTTGAACTGTTTACTTCGTTTGGCCGGCGTGTTGTGGAGCGGATTGTCAACCAGGAGGTCCGGGTTTTTCTCGACCTGAAATTTCACGATATTCCAAATACCGTTGCCCGCTCTGCCGAGACAGCGACAAAAATGGGGATCTGGATGTTTGATGTTCATGCCTCCGGCGGTTCCGAAATGATGAGGCGGGCCAAAGAGGCATCTCTGGAAACAGCCGAAAAAAAGCATATGGCCCCGCCTCTGGCGGTCGGCGTCACGGTGTTGACAAGTTTCGAAGATCTTCACGAATTGAATATTCCTCTTTCGGTTGACGATCAGGTTGCCTCCCTCGCCTCTTTGTCACAAAAATCGGGGCTTGATGGCGTGGTTGCCTCCGGCCTGGAAGCGGGGGCGATCCGCAAGAAAGCGGGAAGGAATTTTTGCATCGTGACGCCGGGCATTCGTCTTCCCGATAGTCCATCGGACGACCAGAAAAGGATTCTCGCTCCCGCAGAGGCCCTTCAGAACGGAAGCGATTATCTGGTGATTGGCCGCCCCGTTATCGAGGCCAAGCGTCCTCTAAAAGTCATCGAAAATGTCATGGCGAGTCTACTACCCTGA